In Pyrus communis chromosome 1, drPyrComm1.1, whole genome shotgun sequence, the following are encoded in one genomic region:
- the LOC137731313 gene encoding early nodulin-like protein 20: MMERFGFGFGLTRLRSRVAVPVWLAIVAVMITMRAAAKVSRHDVGGSKINWKPGVNLSDWSSHETFYVGDGLYFGYEKHRFNVLEVNETNYENCIDTGFIKNITGGAGRDVFILTQAKIYYFLSSGGYCFGGLKVSVNVLQQLPPTPPPNSPSSGASSSLAPLNPIGIVVYFISAYEIIRV, encoded by the exons ATGATGGAGcgtttcggttttggttttggccTGACTCGTCTGAGATCGAGGGTCGCAGTGCCGGTGTGGCTGGCAATAGTAGCGGTGATGATAACAATGAGAGCAGCGGCCAAGGTCAGCAGACATGACGTCGGAGGAAGCAAGATTAATTGGAAACCAGGCGTTAACCTCTCAGACTGGTCTTCTCATGAAACATTTTACGTTGGTGATGGGCTCT ATTTTGGATACGAAAAGCACAGATTTAATGTACTGGAAGTGAACGAGACAAATTATGAGAACTGCATCGACACCGGCTTCATTAAAAACATAACAGGTGGTGCGGGACGCGATGTCTTCATACTCACACAAGCAAAAATATATTACTTCCTCAGCAGTGGCGGGTATTGCTTTGGAGGCTTGAAGGTTTCCGTCAACGTCCTCCAACAACTTCCGCCCACCCCGCCTCCTAATTCACCTTCAAGTGGTGCTAGTAGTTCT CTAGCTCCGCTTAACCCAATCGGGATTGTTGTCTACTTCATCTCGGCATATGAAAtcattagggtttaa
- the LOC137724917 gene encoding uncharacterized protein, with protein sequence MALGEDEASNIPICQKWVIPMVNEMLLDDTNVISVLLVDTEEWRHLLIDYMEHGKLLDDPKHCSKIRQRAPRFLYYKGTLYQRSFKEVLLRCLGEEEASQAMEEAHSGIDGAHQSGPKLHFQLKRMDYYWPSMVKDCLEYAKMCQACQFHANFIH encoded by the coding sequence ATGGCACTAGGAGAAGATGAAGCTTCAAACATACCAATTTGCCAAAAATGGGTGATCCCAATGGTCAATGAAATGCTACTAGATGacacaaatgtcatctcagtacttctaGTTGAcactgaagagtggagacatcTGTTGATTGACTACATGGAGCATGGAAAACTTTTGGATGATCCTAAACACTGCTCTAAAATACGTcaacgagcacctcgcttcctctactacaaaggaacactatACCAACGCTCTTTTAAAGAAGTACttctgagatgcctaggtgaggaagaagccagtcaagccatggaagaagcacactcAGGCATAGACggggcacatcagtctggaccaaagctacatttccagcttaaaagaatggaTTACTACTGGCCAAGCATGGTGAAAGATTGCCTAGAATACGCCAAAatgtgccaagcctgccaattccatgccaacttcatacattaA